The nucleotide window atcagtttttgcaATTTGTTGCCCTAGTCATTCTAGATCGTGCACGATTTTGGGCCTTAATGCTTTAACtcagaataattacattttatttcaataaaaattttgtctCGATAAAAATTAACCCGTACTTTTActtactacttttctacatagctgGCTTCAACTTCAACAGACTTTTTCATAGTGTATCATTAGCTTCTTCATTTCATCTTCAAGAAATTCCGCCGCCAGTAACTTGAACCACGCAGTATTTTTCAATTGTTCGTCATCATCCAACGTTTATGATGCAAGCCACCGTATAAGGTGAAGAAAAAGAGAATGATCGCTTAGAGCTATGTCAGGACTATAAGTGGATTATTGAAGATTTTCAAACGTTTTTCATCACGCCTCTCTGTCTGATTCGTCTCATTCTGATTTGCCGTGTATGGTTGGTCAATgtcatgcaaaaataaaattccgCGAGATAACACCTcaagttgtttgttttttatatttcttctaagATTATTTTACGTTTCGCAATAAGTATGGTCATTTACAGTAATTCCGCGATCACTAAATTTGCAAACAAGACACCCCTTTGGTTTCTAAAACTAGCAGCCATGAGTTTCTTTATCGAACGTAATTGAACTTTTTCGGCCCAGATAATAAATGCCCAGcgtttctacatatatatatatacagataatataaaaacaaaattattaatttgcacTTCTTTGAAGGAAACAGGTCTTGAATATACTGTCTTTATTCagtaaaaagtagaataatataGTAGAGATAAATGGGAATTTTAGCCTTAATTATTTTCTGCAAAATGAATTTAGTACGGgaataaaaaagagtttttgagattttgtatttagatttaatttttatcttaaacaatgaaacaataaatttactattaactCTTTGTAGGGTATAAACtaacatttcttcatttattattatttcttaaaattcaagtTGTAAATGTAGTAAGGAGAATACATTACATAACTCGCTTCGTTCACCCAACTGACTAACCGTGGGGTAACGCCCCTTGGACCACCGGGGCCGCGATCCCCTAGGATCGGCCCCGTTGAGCTTGCTTTGCTCGCTATCTTCGTCTTGCCAAAGGGGTCTGATCCCGGGACCACCACTGAGTTCATTATGCTCGACATACCCGCAGAGattgcttcgctcgccattcccgttTAGCCGGAAGCTCAATCCCCTGACCCAGTAGTGTACGTTAccctcatagttgtgagaataatacttataaataacaattaaattatttagcttttatggaaacctgaaaaagaaactaaattacaaaatacagaaaaatagtaactttttcctgtttagcttccgggaatcaccgataggtattacttcagaggatgaatgaggatggtatgtaatgagtgcaagtgaagtgtgtagtcctgtacagtctcaggttgaccatttctgagatgtgtggttaattgaaacccaaccactaaagaacaccggtatccatgatctagaattctttggtggtttggaactaaagtacacacacctttgatgacAAAATATTCATAACTCATTTTTGTTGTCATGGTGACATATAATAATGAAGCAAAAGTATTAATTCTTATTTCctttaatggatatttttatttcacaactttACCTTAAAAGGTGTATGGCCTCGGTTTACGGATTAAAACCTTCCTGGGATAACAggaatgaaaatttgaaagcaatcggtcggtcgGTTCTTATGTAGtgcgagaacaaacaaacaaactttttgatttatataagatttaatttttaattattctaacattaaattagttttttttatcattaattcttatgtatattatttctttttacaatgtttctttttcttggccctgcaaaaggaaaaaaaaaattattaaaaattctaatttgtgCTGAATCCAATActcttacaattttaaacagCACATATTATTATTGAGTATTTTAGAAGGTTTCTTTATTGAGAATTTATAATgagttattgttttaaaattatatatataattaaaaaaaatggtgttaCTTTTTTCTACTCTTTTAGAATTTCTACAATTTGAATCGATAAcgagttttattttgtatttatttaaatcatcaaataaggaaaaaaattatttgtaatatgatAAACAGATGCATCTTGTCAAGCAAGTTGTAGTTGCCAATTGTaatcttaattcattttattcactttataaaACAGAAGGTGAAGGTTATCAAACTACAAATATGTCCGACATACttagctattttattattttttgttcggAAATGATGCAAATTttgccttttaaaattattaatttgaatttattttaaataatttatagagtATTTAGAAAAGAGAGCAAGTCTTAAGTTTTTAagacttttaattattgttttacgtATAGTACGATTTTCCAGATAAATATatcaacgaaaaaaaaattaatttattttctaaacgcAGTCGTTACGGAGCTACGATCCGACGCCATGTGATTTTTCCCCTGGAGTTTTACAAAGGAACTTGTGTTTGTGCCTCATTTACCTTCTGATCTACCGATTTGAGGcgcaggattgaagcagctgtggCTTCCATTACTACAGACATCCCGTTTAAATATTTGGacaaatgtttaaacatttgtttaaccatttaaacaatgtttaagcaaaCCCTCCTATGGGTTGTATGTATGCTTGTGACACACTGAACACTTTCAGGGaaaatgtatgttaatttttttttttttcagtgtaagtCAAAGTTATGAGTCATTAAATAGCTATTAAatcccgatattcttttttgtacacaaTTTAAATTGCCATTGATAAAGATTTCAACAAATATTattccttaataaaattaaagagatggAAATAATTATGTAGCAAACAAGCTATATCACTGACTAGTTTTAACaacaaagaaagttaaaaattatgaaaaatgtgcaACTACGCTCGACTCATGCGAATGAAGATAAAAATGCTTTATTAGAACGGTAAGCCCAGTTAACTTAGACTTACCATGAGAAGAGAAggcctaattaataataataataaaaaaaaaaaactaataaatgtattATGATAAACTCATAAGGGCATCACCATCATCACTAAGTTCAATTTATTGGTCCGCAGCTCGTTGCTGTTGACGCCGAGACACTCCTTCTAGCACCTTTCCTTCTAGCAGCTTCTAGGTGCCTAGCAACGACTGCCGATAAACGTCACGGTCGGTGCTAGCCGCACTGTCAGTATCACTATCCCCCATTGGGAGGAGGGAAGTACAGTCGAACCGATCGGGATCGGTCATAGTTCAagacaacaaaataacaaataacgtaaactatataaaataatttaacctcaAACTAATCAAGATAATTCGACTTCAGAACTTCTATACCACGaatgtaaacaacaaaattaacagtttaacaGCTGTGTTGCTAAGTTAAATCGACCTTAACAACCgtagactaatttaaaaaaataaatcaaaaataaacacTGTAGTTAGCTTAAACAACAACAAAGCGTTAATAATCGCAAACAGaacgtttaattaaatgaaataaaacaaaaaaattacagtatatgaAATCACAGGTAACAAAGGTACTAGaacgaaaaaacacaaaaaactcaagaaaaccaaacaaaacaCGAACAAAACAACAAACGAAATAACTACTAAccaaaataaacaacaaactgAGAAAATGTGAAATCAGAGAGCGCTATCAACACGTCTACATTCGCTCAGATCTCGACCTTCATTCTTGTAAAACTTTAGATTAGTATGAGTTGATATTTTTTCAGAAAGAATGAATGAGAATAGAAATGCTTTATTAGAACGCTAAGCACAGTTAAATTAGACTTACAACGAGAAGAGAAggactaattaacaataataaaaaaaaacaataaatgtattatgAAAAACTCAAACTTTTACCCGAAAGTAAAAGAGAACAGAGATTGATAGGGTCCAAGAAACTTGCCTAAGGgcaaataaccaaataataacTTCAATTACATAAACACTTTTCCACAACCAATTTATCTTCTATCTTATATAAAGAGCCAAAAGTTTGCTTGTTCTGGCGTCACGCGAGAACCAATctaccgattgctttcaaatttgcaggatacagtAGTAGTATcgcaggaaaggttttaagccatagaccgaggTCCTAGCCCCCTTCGGAGTGAAGTTGTAAATTAGagataatcattaaagaaaaaaaaattaattcttttatttcattgttatatatCTGTCAAcatgataaaagaaataatttaaacgtGAAAtatctgtgtactttagttatcatagttgttattatttttacttttctaatttagtttatttttcaagtttctataaagcctaaattctttaattgttatttatctcaccattattatttattctcacCAACACGATAGTAACAAACTATGCATGCGGTGGACCAGGGGGCGGAGTCCTGTGGCTAAACGGTAATGGCTAAACTGAAGCCAGCTCTGGAGCGCATGGAGTTCTTCCGTGTCCCCGAGAGGCTCGAGGTTCGACTAGGGCGACCTGGGCTCCGGGGGTTTAGGGGCTGATGTCCCGACCggcttttttatacaaataacgagaaagatatagataaaaatataattaagatatagATAAAAAGAGAATTTCCCTTTAACTCTACCGCATCTATTTCTGAGCTAAAAGACGAGACCaaatttattggaaataataaatttttttcttaaatctgttAACAGTATACAGATAAATATACCAGAATTTTAAAGTCTATGCAAGAAACCATTTTTTtcgaaacataaatattttttacttaaaatttaatggtCATCGATCCATTTTGAACGAATAAGATTTTGAATAACCTTTGGTGGTTTACGCTAGCGAATACACAATTCGACTGTGTGAgtggacattttttaaaaaataaaccaaatcttGTCAGAAGAGAATTTTCAAAACCGATCACTGGGTGTTAAGTTTGGAAAGGGTGAGGTATTAGCTATTTTTTCACCCAAAAAATTAGCGGGTTTTTAGCGGGTAATTAGAGGGTTTTAggtatttaataaatcttaattccTACATATCCACATACAATTGATctgttctttataaaaaaaaaaaacattattctgaacaAACTGACAatcttaaaatcattatatttgtgatatttaaaattttttaaatagtgttttaataagaatatattgtaataaataaaaatgtaagtaaaatctGTTTATGCgagataaaatttatgagtaatgCAAAGAATTTTAATGACGAGGATGAATCATTTTGTATTACGTTTCTgcgtatgaataaattattatttaaaacatgataaaacttaatttgttGTCTAGCGTCTTCTTGTAACCTTTtcattatatctatatattatctgttttaaaGTTAACAGTTTATTTGAATTGTAATCTACTTCAAGGATAGGAAGATTTCTCAAATTTATTCGCATATATACAGAAACATTTGTAGAATGAATTTCAAAgttctacttttaaataaatctactgACTtcaatggttattttttattttatagaaaatttctcTCTTGATCCTATTGTTAGTTTACTTCAGatagtttaaatagaaaaatgtttaatataaaaacttagattatttattaagataaactgaggatgttttatttttgttgtcatttttgCTTGGGTTGTTCTACCATCGTAGATGTGTaaccaaattaaatacaaaaacttacatcagattatttaattaaattttgctgtaacaattttgtaaaaatcactcATCTTGAAGGAAAAATTAGTCTCCGGCAACTATAAAAGCTAATTAATAGTAACTGGGTTGTAACgatataataatcatatatatatatatatatatacaacatatatatatatatatatatatatgtatgttgtaaGTCTGATGTTTAAgtatgtacaattaaaaattcattaaaattcaattatatttttaaaaaattgtttttttatgccaacaaaaactgaattaaaaaatacattatactcaCAATGTAGAGAACATACGTAGATCAcgctcaaaattttccttttctaatttcctggtatcatagctctagagctaggctgcaagaaggaaagtgcAAGTgcggtaatcaataaaaaaaccgaGTATGgggtttttgcatttcttgacgtttcattacctagggatcccaaaaaacagaaaaataatgggAACCTTTCGTATGTATGTAATATGTTGGTGTatttgaagcataataatttttgactgggatcgaccgattttgatgaaatttggcacagagactcttGTATAAGGgacaatttttttggtaaattttgggGTTGATATCTTCAGTAAGGGTAGACAGATTCTTTgggttcaattttcttaaaattttgcaaacataaccacaatttttattaaactgtatgcgtaaatgtttatcttataattttaaacaaaacgtttcccttaaatttttctttacccGATAAATCTAAAAAAGCTCTCTGCTTACATATTCTATGCTAGCAGGTTACCCGTCGCGGTCTCGCCCACGAGtacttgaattttaaacatatttattgaatgttttggaGTGATGCTTAAGCTTATTATGTTGCTATGTTTAAAATGTGATGTTAGAAATAGATAATAGAACTCCTGTTCTTATCATCATTCATCATCATAGTTACTTGCGTGCTCCCAAGAAAAAAGTCTACCCTTTTTTCCATCTGAGACCTCACAGGCGCAGTgcttttaaaaatctactaataaatactaaaacCTTCTTAATCGCatgttatttacagaatttattttaataaatatttaaataacaaacaacataaataataaaaaaaaccttaaataactaataacagatacaaaaaattaatataaatattttcagtataatgtaaaaatacagttattctagaatttctttgtaaactACATTAGATGTTTTTCATTCTggcaccaaaataaataaatctgaaggGTTGCTGACTCGGGAGTATGCCACATGTGAAATGTATGCCACAAGTTGCCCATGTGAAAAACAGTCTTTTCTAACATCAATCCCAGCAACTTGTAATGTTTGGCCTTgcgatttatttattgtcattgcaAAACATACTTTAACAGGAAACTGCATTCTCTTAAAATCAAACGGATAGTCCGATGGTATCATTGGAATGCGAGGAATGGGTATCGATTCTCCTTTGGCACACCCAGTGATAATTTgaacttcaataaaatttatttgaatggtGATTATACACAGTCTTGTACCATTGTATAACTTAGGTGGGTAATGATTCCTCAACACCATAATTGGAGCACCAACTTTAAAAGTTAGCACATGTGGTGGAAACCCAGGTGGATTGAGTGCACTGAGAAATTCAACTGGGTAATTAATTGCTTCAACGATTTCCAATACTGAATTAATGGATCTATATTCCATCCTTTCTACTTGAAATGattctaataatatttgatttatcttAGCTGctgtttcattttttgaagtcaaaatGGCTTTCTCGCAAAGCCAGTCCATAGATTTGTTTCTGATGTTTTGAATATCCAGATATATTCTCTCTATGAGCTCTTTTAAAGTGCTTACTACTGTACCTAATGATGGAGGTAAAGTAATTTTTCCTTCAGATTCAGGGAATTTGCCATCTCCTATTTTTAAGAGGAGCTCAGACAACTGTCCAGCAGTATTGTCTCCTTTTAGGTGCACTCTCATATTTTTAGTAAGAGAGACTTTTACTATATGATGCCACAGATATGAAGTCTTGATACATGCCTCTACATCGTTGGCTCGAGTTCCTCTAAGCACTACTGGTAGGAATTTGACAAAAATCTCCAGTTGAAAGGACAGTAACTCCTCCCATGAGTGTATttgaatttctgaaatttttgagATAGTTATTTAGAACTTCAATCCCTTTCTTGTGTGACATTGGACACTCAtcccaaataattaatttacattcttgTAAAACTTTCATCATATTAGACTGTTTACTGAAGTTGCATTTAGGA belongs to Lycorma delicatula isolate Av1 chromosome 1, ASM4794821v1, whole genome shotgun sequence and includes:
- the LOC142317592 gene encoding uncharacterized protein LOC142317592, whose product is MRVHLKGDNTAGQLSELLLKIGDGKFPESEGKITLPPSLGTVVSTLKELIERIYLDIQNIRNKSMDWLCEKAILTSKNETAAKINQILLESFQVERMEYRSINSVLEIVEAINYPVEFLSALNPPGFPPHVLTFKVGAPIMVLRNHYPPKLYNGTRLCIITIQINFIEVQIITGCAKGESIPIPRIPMIPSDYPFDFKRMQFPVKVCFAMTINKSQGQTLQVAGIDVRKDCFSHGQLVAYISHVAYSRVSNPSDLFILVPE